The genomic window CAGGGTGGCGCCGGAACAGCTGGTAATTTTTCTTGGGACCCGGCGCTTCCCTCAAAACGTTGGGCTAGGTAACTGCTACCTCCCCAGGTGGGCATGGTAACGCCTACCACGTACCTGTAGGCACAAAGGTGAGGTGTCCGGAGTACCTCCACATAATCCACGAGGCGAGGGCTGACCAATGAGGAGGCTCTGAGTCGGTTGTCCTTACTAAAAATGAATAATGCCTCAGGACAAATGCCGAGCCACGAGCCGTACAATTCCGCCTTGAGGCGACCTTAGCCGCGCCAACATCAAAGTCCGAGAAACCAGAGACAAACGATATCAATGTACTAATACTGAGTTTCCTGATACACAAAAGTCAATGAATGTTATACCTAAGTATTCGGTAACTTTGCAGCCTGAGAAGGGTGAAGCAAAGTCTGCTGGCAGGATTCTACCAGGAAAAGAACCCCCCTTACACAAACAGCAGAACCATCCTTTACGTACAAGTGTCTGTGCGCCTGACTTACCTAGCTAGACATTTCTTTCAGACTTAACCTTctaaagttttataaatcGAGATGCTTGTGCTAGGACGTCATTCTGCAGAAGATAATAATTGGATCAAAATTCACGAATTACGCCAAACCGGAGTTAGCGCGTACCGCAGTATTCAATGGCCAGCCTTTATTACTCGAAATATTAGCTGTCGAGCCGCCTCGTGGGCTAGACCGTAATCCTTAAATTGTAAAGATTCGTACATCATCTGGCGTCAAAATGATCCTTTACCTGAATAACATAGAGTACATTATTGCTTATCCCCGTCTGACCCTTGGATAGCGGCTTGTGCTTTTGTTCTCACCCGTTGAATCGCCTTGGTCTCCTTGTTCCCAATATACTTGGACTTGCGGACTTTTTTCCTCAAAAACCAGTGGAGATTGGCTGCCAGAGCAGGCAGCTCGCTGGCAGCGCCGAAGATACGCTTCACCTTCAGATCTTCACTGGTCTCTTTCCTTCTGCATTGCCGTAAGAGACTTAGAAGAAACAACTCCACAAATAACGAGGCCCATACATTTAGTTCCGGGAGGTCAATGGCTTTGAAGATGCTAATGCCAAGGGCGCCGTTAGCCACAAGTGAGGCGTAGAATTGGGCAATGTTGCCCAGCCGGCTTTCGTTTTTGAGTCTTTCCCCTTCAGTAGTCTCTTCAGCTTCCTCTGAACCTTCGCCGAATAGGGATTCGCCTAAGCTTCGAAATATTTTCCAAAGACGATCTTGAAATGCGAATCGTATTCGGCTGTTCACACAAGCTTGCCCCCCCACCAAGGCATAGTATTCATTGTAATCTGGTTCGCTTCCAACACATTGCACCAAAACTCTGGTTATTTCAAGCTGATCATCCTTTTTCAATTTCAAACCCACAAATTGGCGATGACCATGTTCGTAGTTAAGCCCCGACATGATGGCTGTAAATATGGCAATCTGGGCACCTGTATGGAGACCTTGTGCCTTTGCCTTGCTTGGATAATCTGGCAGAACAAAATCCATGTCCTCATCGTCCGCTGCATCTTTGAGACCACGGTTTACTTCCTTGGAGATCATTCGCGCTCTTTCTTCCGCATCACGGTAGGTCGGAACACTGGCACCAACTAGCCACCATTTTCCATGCTTGTCGACGCTTTCAGTATCTTTAAGTCCAATACCCATTGGCGCTAGACCATCCAGCCGTCTTGACTGTGACTTCAGTTCTCCAAGGCGTTTTTTCATCCGAAGAACATGCTCGGACACTATGGTAGAGTCCGTTCCTTTAGCACTCGGCTTGTTATTCTTCAAGTCCTGGATTGTTTCAATCATGAACTTTGTGCGTGCTGAGACGTTCGTATATCCAACGCTGTTCACAGCAGAGCTTAAAACGGTAGAAACATGCTTGAGCGCTTGAGGGTCATCTCTTCGTAATAGCCTTCCAGCCATTCGACAGACCCTGAGTAGCAGTTCAACGTTCAGTTCGGACAGGTTGTCTAACAAAATTTCCATGTAGTCGAATACAATTTTGCAACTGACGACTTCGAAGACGTAGAGCTGCGTAAGAAAGGTCAGGAAGTTGGCAGGTTCCTTTTTCAACGCGTGCTGACTGCTATCATGGTCTGCGGCTTGGCCATAATATTCACCAAACTCCTTCACTATATTTCGCACGAGATGTGATCCAAAGCTGGAACCCGTAATTTTGTAAACTGCGGCAGAGAACCCGCCGATCAAGACGAAGAATTGGTCCGGCAGACTTTCTTGTTTGCGCAACTGTGACAAGATAGCATCAGTGAGAATATCAGTGACTTCCGCGCGGGCATTGGATTGGTATAACTCTTCGACAGATTGCACAATCCATATAAGGTTGGCGTCCGTCAATCGATTGATCAGGCCTCGAACTTGTCGTTGTAGCCGAGGCTGGGCATGTTTCTCTGATTCTGTATTTTCATGGCGTCGTGCTAATGGAACATACTTTGCAGCCGCTTCTCCGTTGGTAGGTGCGATGTAAGGATTCTCTCTTTGCGGTTGTTTGTAACTTGCAAATGCGTTTTGGTCGGAATCAAGTCCAATGGtggcgtcgtcttcatctaTACCAGATTCATCTATATCAGATGCCTCCGGTGAAACGCTTTCAGTCATATCCCGCGTCGGAGCAGACCTGACCCTAGAAAGAGAGTCTGAAACGGGTTTTGAAACAGGTCTGGACTCTGTCTTTCTCCTCTTTGAAGATAACCAGTCATCGTAGACAGATTTTCGTTTCTTCATATCATCTTCACTGCCGGCAATATCCTCACCCGTCTCGCCAATTAGTTCCTCCAAGCCATCCTCCTTAAACGCTTGTGGTAGAGATCGACGACCCTTTTTGATACCAAGCTTCCTCTCGAAATCTTCAATTTCGGCATCATCCTGGGCTAACTTCTCAAGGTGTATCTTTGATAAGCCTCCTCGATTCCTCGTATTGGGAGTTGTATCTGCTGAATTTTCACCGGACGAGTCCTCCCACTTCTCCACTTCTTCAGTGCTATATTCCGAATCGCTACTTTCGTCAGCATCTGATAAAATGTCGTCTACCTGGTCCACGTCTGAGAACTGAGATGCCAAAACCCGAGGCACTGGAGACAGGGTTTGCCTGGGACGAGATGCAGAATTAccctcttttcttttcatcacGGGCTTCGAAGGATGGCTAGAGTGCCTCTGGGATTTTTTCTGCGTCCTTTGAAGCCTGCGATTTTCCTTGCGTGTGAGGGAGTGGGATGAGCCATAATGTCGATGGATTGCCGCTCCTCCAGGTTGTTTCTGTTGGTGTAAATCGACGCCTATGCGCTTGAACAGTTTCTGTTGCAGGTCTGTAATTGAGCCTGCTGGCATTTT from Metarhizium brunneum chromosome 2, complete sequence includes these protein-coding regions:
- the sgd1 gene encoding Suppressor of glycerol defect protein 1 — translated: MPAGSITDLQQKLFKRIGVDLHQQKQPGGAAIHRHYGSSHSLTRKENRRLQRTQKKSQRHSSHPSKPVMKRKEGNSASRPRQTLSPVPRVLASQFSDVDQVDDILSDADESSDSEYSTEEVEKWEDSSGENSADTTPNTRNRGGLSKIHLEKLAQDDAEIEDFERKLGIKKGRRSLPQAFKEDGLEELIGETGEDIAGSEDDMKKRKSVYDDWLSSKRRKTESRPVSKPVSDSLSRVRSAPTRDMTESVSPEASDIDESGIDEDDATIGLDSDQNAFASYKQPQRENPYIAPTNGEAAAKYVPLARRHENTESEKHAQPRLQRQVRGLINRLTDANLIWIVQSVEELYQSNARAEVTDILTDAILSQLRKQESLPDQFFVLIGGFSAAVYKITGSSFGSHLVRNIVKEFGEYYGQAADHDSSQHALKKEPANFLTFLTQLYVFEVVSCKIVFDYMEILLDNLSELNVELLLRVCRMAGRLLRRDDPQALKHVSTVLSSAVNSVGYTNVSARTKFMIETIQDLKNNKPSAKGTDSTIVSEHVLRMKKRLGELKSQSRRLDGLAPMGIGLKDTESVDKHGKWWLVGASVPTYRDAEERARMISKEVNRGLKDAADDEDMDFVLPDYPSKAKAQGLHTGAQIAIFTAIMSGLNYEHGHRQFVGLKLKKDDQLEITRVLVQCVGSEPDYNEYYALVGGQACVNSRIRFAFQDRLWKIFRSLGESLFGEGSEEAEETTEGERLKNESRLGNIAQFYASLVANGALGISIFKAIDLPELNVWASLFVELFLLSLLRQCRRKETSEDLKVKRIFGAASELPALAANLHWFLRKKVRKSKYIGNKETKAIQRVRTKAQAAIQGSDGDKQ